The following are encoded together in the Acidovorax sp. KKS102 genome:
- a CDS encoding MFS transporter has protein sequence MATVHPAPRPMSPEERKVIFASSLGTVFEWYDFYLYGSLAAIIAKQFFSGLDAGSAFIFALLAFAAGFIVRPFGAIFFGRLGDMIGRKYTFLVTILIMGLSTFIVGILPTYASIGVAAPVILIALRLLQGLALGGEYGGAATYVAEHAPHGKRGAYTAWIQTTATLGLFLSLMVILGTRTVLGEEAFADWGWRVPFIVSILLLAISVWIRLSMNESPAFQKMKAEGKTSKAPLKESFGEWKNLKIVILALVGLTAGQAVVWYSGQFYALFFLTQALKVDGATANIFVAVSLLIGTPFFIVFGALSDKIGRKPIILAGCLLAALTYFPVFGALTKAANPALAEAQAKNKVVITADPAECSFQFNPTGTTKFTSSCDIAKQVLAGASVSYENAVAPAGTVATIKIGETAIPSYSSKGLSADEAKKKDAEFKKLVADDLKAAGYPTKADPARIDKVMVTIILTYLVLLVTMVYGPIAAMLVEMFPTRIRYTSMSLPYHIGNGWFGGLLPTTAFAIVAQTGNMYNGLWYPIIIAGATVVIGGLFIKETKDVDIYAND, from the coding sequence ATGGCAACTGTTCATCCCGCACCGCGGCCGATGTCGCCCGAAGAGAGGAAGGTCATCTTCGCCTCGTCGCTCGGCACCGTTTTCGAGTGGTACGACTTTTACCTGTACGGCTCGCTCGCAGCCATCATCGCCAAGCAGTTCTTCAGCGGTCTGGATGCCGGTTCGGCGTTCATCTTCGCGCTGCTGGCGTTTGCGGCGGGCTTCATTGTTCGTCCCTTCGGCGCCATCTTCTTCGGCCGCCTGGGCGACATGATTGGCCGCAAGTACACGTTCCTGGTCACCATCCTGATCATGGGCCTGTCCACCTTCATCGTGGGCATCTTGCCGACTTACGCGTCCATCGGTGTGGCCGCTCCCGTCATCCTGATTGCCCTGCGCCTGCTGCAAGGCCTGGCACTGGGCGGTGAGTACGGCGGTGCTGCCACCTATGTGGCCGAGCACGCTCCACACGGCAAGCGCGGCGCCTACACGGCCTGGATCCAGACCACTGCCACGCTGGGCCTGTTCCTGTCGCTGATGGTGATCCTGGGCACCCGCACCGTGCTGGGCGAAGAAGCCTTTGCCGACTGGGGCTGGCGTGTTCCGTTCATCGTGTCGATCCTGCTGCTGGCCATCTCCGTCTGGATCCGTTTGTCGATGAACGAATCGCCGGCCTTCCAGAAGATGAAGGCCGAAGGCAAGACCTCCAAGGCTCCGCTGAAGGAATCCTTCGGTGAGTGGAAGAACCTCAAGATCGTGATCCTGGCACTGGTGGGTCTGACCGCCGGTCAGGCCGTGGTGTGGTACTCGGGCCAGTTCTATGCGCTGTTCTTCCTGACGCAAGCACTGAAGGTCGATGGCGCCACCGCCAACATCTTTGTGGCCGTGTCGCTGCTGATCGGTACGCCGTTCTTCATTGTGTTCGGTGCCCTGTCCGACAAGATCGGCCGCAAGCCCATCATCCTGGCAGGCTGCCTGCTGGCCGCGCTGACGTACTTCCCCGTGTTCGGTGCACTGACCAAGGCGGCCAACCCCGCTCTGGCTGAAGCCCAGGCCAAGAACAAGGTGGTGATCACTGCCGACCCTGCCGAGTGCTCGTTCCAGTTCAACCCCACAGGGACCACCAAGTTCACCAGCTCGTGCGACATCGCCAAGCAGGTGCTGGCGGGCGCTTCGGTGAGCTATGAAAACGCTGTGGCACCCGCTGGCACGGTGGCGACCATCAAGATTGGCGAAACCGCGATCCCCTCGTACTCCAGCAAGGGCCTGAGCGCTGACGAAGCCAAGAAGAAGGACGCCGAGTTCAAGAAGCTCGTGGCCGACGACCTGAAGGCCGCTGGCTACCCCACCAAGGCTGACCCAGCCCGCATCGACAAGGTGATGGTCACCATCATCCTGACCTACCTGGTGCTGCTGGTGACCATGGTGTACGGCCCCATCGCCGCCATGCTGGTCGAAATGTTCCCCACCCGCATCCGCTACACGTCCATGTCCCTGCCGTACCACATCGGTAACGGCTGGTTCGGCGGCCTGCTGCCTACCACGGCGTTTGCCATCGTTGCCCAGACCGGCAACATGTACAACGGCCTGTGGTACCCCATCATCATCGCCGGTGCCACGGTGGTGATCGGTGGTCTGTTCATCAAGGAAACCAAGGACGTTGACATCTACGCCAACGACTGA
- a CDS encoding 2-hydroxychromene-2-carboxylate isomerase, whose translation MKRITFYLDFISPYAWLAFERLPEVLEGLTYSVTYQPVLLGALLQQHGNPGPAGIAPKRDWTYRHVTWLGHAQGTPLQMPARHPFNPLPLLRQALACSDDGSINRYVAGTVLRHVWQGGGDALDPTRLAALAEALAEQVRPGQDVNSDGPKALLRANTEAAQAAGVFGVPAFGVDGKLFWGLDGLPMLRAYLDGDAWFDGPAWDAVSQLPSGLPGKP comes from the coding sequence ATGAAGCGCATCACGTTCTACCTGGACTTCATTTCTCCCTATGCCTGGCTCGCGTTTGAGCGCTTGCCCGAGGTGCTGGAAGGGCTGACTTACAGCGTGACCTACCAGCCCGTGCTGCTGGGTGCCCTGCTGCAGCAGCACGGCAACCCCGGCCCTGCGGGCATTGCCCCCAAGCGCGACTGGACCTACCGCCATGTGACCTGGCTGGGCCATGCGCAAGGCACGCCACTGCAGATGCCGGCGCGCCACCCGTTCAACCCGCTGCCCTTGCTGCGCCAGGCCCTGGCCTGCAGCGACGACGGCAGCATCAACCGCTACGTGGCGGGCACGGTGCTGCGCCACGTGTGGCAGGGCGGTGGGGACGCGCTCGACCCCACGCGGCTGGCCGCGCTGGCCGAGGCGTTGGCGGAACAGGTGCGCCCCGGACAGGACGTGAACAGCGACGGCCCCAAGGCCTTGCTGCGCGCCAACACCGAAGCTGCGCAGGCCGCCGGTGTGTTTGGCGTGCCCGCGTTCGGTGTGGATGGCAAGCTGTTCTGGGGGCTGGACGGCCTGCCCATGCTGCGTGCCTACCTCGACGGCGACGCCTGGTTCGACGGCCCCGCCTGGGACGCTGTCAGCCAGCTCCCATCGGGTTTACCCGGCAAGCCCTGA
- a CDS encoding DUF1289 domain-containing protein yields the protein MNAIDLLAAKAKETSATGQFDPKSAEPVPSPCISVCRMTPDRSHCEGCFRTLDEIRAWSRADAPQRRAIWAQLLQRAGIAWPVPETEA from the coding sequence ATGAATGCTATTGATTTGCTAGCTGCCAAGGCAAAAGAGACTAGCGCTACCGGCCAATTTGACCCCAAAAGTGCCGAGCCAGTGCCTTCGCCCTGCATTTCGGTGTGCCGCATGACGCCCGACCGCAGCCACTGCGAAGGCTGCTTTCGCACGCTGGATGAAATCCGCGCCTGGTCGCGTGCCGACGCTCCGCAGCGGCGCGCCATCTGGGCGCAGTTGTTGCAACGCGCCGGCATTGCCTGGCCCGTGCCGGAGACCGAAGCATGA
- a CDS encoding YbaK/EbsC family protein yields the protein MCGAELKNLPEGVQRVAAELQRLGHPHLPQMLYDAARTAQQAADALGILVGQVAKSIIFRRKSDDVAVLVVTSGDRRVDEKKVEAHVGGKIGRADAEFVKSRTGFSIGGVSPVAHATPPVTLIDQDLLRFDVVWAAAGHPHGVFPLHPTDLQRLTGAPVVDVVQAPVADTPAPQVAA from the coding sequence ATGTGTGGAGCCGAACTGAAAAACCTGCCCGAGGGCGTACAGCGTGTGGCTGCCGAGTTGCAGCGGCTCGGCCACCCGCACCTGCCGCAGATGCTGTACGATGCCGCGCGCACTGCGCAGCAGGCCGCTGATGCGCTGGGCATCCTGGTGGGGCAGGTGGCCAAGAGCATCATCTTTCGGCGCAAGAGCGACGACGTGGCGGTGCTGGTGGTCACATCGGGCGACCGCCGCGTGGACGAGAAAAAAGTGGAAGCCCATGTGGGCGGCAAGATCGGCCGCGCCGATGCCGAGTTTGTGAAATCGCGCACCGGCTTCTCGATTGGCGGCGTGTCGCCCGTGGCGCATGCCACGCCGCCCGTCACGCTCATCGACCAGGACCTGCTGCGCTTTGACGTGGTGTGGGCCGCAGCAGGCCACCCCCATGGCGTGTTCCCCTTGCACCCCACGGACCTGCAGCGCCTGACGGGCGCACCCGTGGTGGACGTGGTGCAAGCGCCTGTGGCGGACACCCCCGCGCCCCAGGTGGCCGCATGA
- a CDS encoding efflux RND transporter periplasmic adaptor subunit — protein sequence MNDAALSLPCPSLSAPSPADPVSGRAARPALGALPSRGALLGMLLIAGILAGCSKPNEAPAPAKAAPEVGVVTLKQQSQQLEAALPGRTRASLTAEVRPQVSGILQKRLFTEGALVRQGQPLYQIDDASLRATEASAQAALAKAEATARTQEATAKRNAELVKIDAISQQAFEESQAAAAQSRSDVAVAQANLATARINLKYSRIEAPISGRISLSNVTPGALVTANQADALTSIVQLDPMYVDFTQSTTELMQLQRDWDAGRFQKVEGDKIPVRIRLDDGTEYAQRGQLQFAGVIVNATTGTVTLRAVVPNPKGTLMPGMYVQALLPTGLAPEALLVPQQAVTRDLTGKPSVLVVKDGDVVEKRPISIDRAVGNQWLLQGGLAAGERVVIEGFQRVKPGDKVRAVEVDPKAPAKGRKGAPGADAPAAAGAAHASAPASNPAPAASR from the coding sequence ATGAACGATGCCGCGTTGTCCCTGCCGTGCCCGAGCCTGTCTGCGCCGTCCCCTGCCGATCCCGTGTCAGGCCGCGCCGCCCGCCCCGCCCTGGGGGCCTTGCCGTCCCGGGGAGCGTTGCTGGGGATGCTGTTGATCGCAGGCATCCTGGCCGGCTGCAGCAAACCCAACGAGGCCCCTGCACCGGCCAAGGCCGCCCCAGAAGTGGGCGTGGTCACGCTCAAGCAGCAAAGCCAGCAGCTCGAAGCCGCGCTGCCGGGCCGTACCCGCGCCTCGCTCACGGCCGAGGTCCGGCCCCAGGTGTCGGGCATCCTGCAAAAGCGTCTGTTCACCGAAGGCGCGCTGGTGCGCCAGGGCCAGCCGCTGTACCAGATCGACGACGCCTCGCTGCGCGCCACCGAGGCCAGCGCGCAGGCCGCCCTGGCCAAGGCCGAGGCCACCGCGCGCACCCAGGAGGCCACGGCCAAGCGCAATGCCGAGCTGGTGAAGATCGATGCCATCAGCCAGCAGGCGTTTGAAGAAAGCCAGGCCGCCGCCGCCCAGTCGCGCTCCGACGTGGCCGTGGCCCAGGCCAACCTGGCCACGGCGCGCATCAACCTCAAATACAGCCGCATCGAAGCCCCGATCAGCGGACGCATCAGCCTGTCCAACGTCACGCCGGGGGCGCTGGTCACGGCCAACCAGGCCGACGCGCTGACCTCCATCGTCCAGCTTGACCCGATGTACGTGGACTTCACCCAGTCCACCACCGAGCTGATGCAGCTGCAGCGGGACTGGGACGCAGGCCGATTCCAGAAGGTCGAGGGCGACAAGATCCCCGTGCGCATCCGCCTGGACGACGGCACCGAATACGCGCAGCGCGGCCAGCTGCAGTTTGCGGGCGTGATCGTGAACGCCACCACCGGCACCGTCACGCTGCGTGCCGTGGTGCCCAACCCCAAGGGCACGCTGATGCCCGGTATGTACGTACAGGCGCTGCTGCCCACCGGCCTCGCGCCCGAAGCCCTGCTGGTGCCCCAGCAGGCCGTGACCCGCGACCTCACCGGCAAGCCCAGCGTGCTGGTGGTCAAGGACGGTGATGTGGTGGAAAAGCGCCCGATCAGTATCGACCGTGCGGTGGGCAACCAGTGGCTGCTGCAGGGCGGGCTGGCTGCGGGCGAGCGCGTGGTGATCGAGGGCTTCCAGCGCGTCAAACCCGGCGACAAGGTGCGCGCGGTGGAGGTGGACCCCAAGGCCCCCGCCAAGGGCCGCAAGGGCGCCCCTGGCGCTGACGCACCCGCCGCAGCAGGTGCCGCGCACGCGTCGGCCCCCGCGTCCAATCCCGCTCCGGCAGCCTCCCGCTGA
- a CDS encoding efflux RND transporter permease subunit — translation MAQFFINRPIFAWVIAIIIMLGGALSIVTLPLEQYPDIAPPRVTIGSQYTGASAETVENSVTQIIEQQLKGIDNMLYMSSTSDASGRSRTTLTFAPGTNIDVAQVQVQNKLQAATNRLPDAVKSRGVFVNKGGQDFLVTYSFFSKDPSMSAVDIGDFLTSSLVDVIGRIDGVGDVTVFGTNYAMRIWMDPAKMEKYALMPSDLVNALNAQNAQVSAGQLGALPAVSDQQLNATITARTKLKTVEQFEAIVLKSALDGSVVTIKDVARVELGAENLTVKAKLNGMPGAGMGIVLADGANAMQVADAIAAKLAELKPYFPNQIDYFVSSDSTPFVRASIKEVVSALGEAMILVVIVMFVFLQNFRATLIPAIAVPVVLLGTFGVLSLAGYSINTLTMFAMVLAIGLLVDDAIVVVENVERVMHETGQSAKEATRQSMREITPALVGIGVTLSAVFVPMAFFGGSTGVIYRQFSITIVAAMALSVFVALTLTPALCATLLKPAAASAGHDRPIRRGLLGLNDRFFRWFNHHFDATAARYQGTVAYTLRRTKRMALIFLAVCGVVWLLMARLPTSFLPDEDQGFLYVNVNLPSGAADARLQSVLDQVRDYFAQQPDVLSFYQVSGINGDQASARGFVRLKPWEDRTLPNQAAAQIAYKATRDLASIRDARVLVVMPPAVRGLGSSSGFNFVIKDMNGLGHQALLAATNTFLTEARKRPELTNLRMTNLEDASELRLEIDDRKAAALGLSYNDINSVLSSAIGGTYVNDFLNNERVKRVYIQGDAPARMLPQDLARWSVRNSKGEMVPFGAFSTSYWAYGSPQLLRYNGNPAYELEGRAAPGVSSGAAMKIVEDILRTLPPGIGYEWTGASLQERQSGAQAPMLYAISILFVFLCLAALYESWTVPLSVILAVPLGVVGALAATYTRGLTNDVYFQVGLLTTVGLASKNAILIVEFAVQLQEQGKNLFDAIVAAVRLRLRPILMTSLAFGFGVIPLAIGTGAGAGGRVAIGTAVLGGMLASTVLGIFLVPVFFLLIRRWFKSRSRSEDNAPPPPATTPPHPTQESAA, via the coding sequence ATGGCTCAGTTCTTCATCAACCGGCCCATCTTTGCGTGGGTCATCGCCATCATCATCATGCTGGGCGGCGCGCTGTCCATCGTCACGCTGCCACTGGAACAGTACCCCGACATCGCCCCGCCGCGCGTGACCATCGGCTCGCAATACACCGGAGCCTCGGCTGAGACGGTTGAAAACTCGGTCACGCAGATCATCGAGCAGCAGCTCAAGGGCATCGACAACATGCTCTACATGAGCTCGACCTCGGACGCCTCGGGCCGCTCGCGCACCACCCTCACGTTCGCGCCCGGCACCAACATCGACGTGGCGCAGGTGCAGGTGCAGAACAAGCTGCAGGCCGCCACCAACCGCCTGCCCGACGCCGTCAAGAGCCGGGGCGTGTTCGTGAACAAGGGCGGGCAGGACTTCCTCGTCACCTACAGCTTCTTCTCCAAAGACCCCTCCATGAGCGCCGTGGACATCGGCGACTTCCTGACCAGCAGTCTGGTGGATGTGATCGGCCGCATCGACGGCGTGGGTGACGTGACGGTGTTCGGCACCAACTACGCCATGCGCATCTGGATGGACCCGGCCAAGATGGAGAAGTACGCGCTGATGCCGTCGGACCTGGTCAATGCCCTCAACGCCCAGAACGCCCAGGTGTCTGCCGGCCAGCTGGGCGCCCTGCCTGCGGTGTCCGACCAGCAGCTCAACGCCACCATCACCGCCCGCACCAAGCTCAAGACGGTGGAGCAGTTCGAGGCCATCGTGCTCAAGTCGGCCCTCGACGGCTCGGTGGTGACCATCAAGGACGTGGCCCGCGTGGAGCTGGGCGCCGAGAACCTGACCGTGAAGGCCAAGCTCAACGGCATGCCCGGCGCGGGCATGGGCATCGTGCTGGCCGACGGCGCCAACGCCATGCAGGTGGCCGACGCCATCGCCGCCAAGCTTGCCGAGCTCAAGCCCTACTTCCCCAACCAGATCGACTACTTCGTCAGCTCGGACTCCACGCCCTTCGTGCGCGCCTCCATCAAGGAAGTGGTCAGCGCGTTGGGCGAGGCCATGATCCTGGTGGTGATCGTGATGTTCGTGTTCCTGCAGAACTTCCGCGCCACGCTGATCCCGGCGATTGCCGTGCCGGTGGTGCTGCTGGGCACCTTTGGGGTGCTGTCACTGGCGGGGTATTCGATCAACACGCTGACCATGTTTGCCATGGTGCTGGCCATCGGCCTGCTGGTGGACGATGCCATCGTGGTGGTTGAAAACGTCGAGCGGGTGATGCACGAGACCGGCCAATCGGCCAAAGAGGCCACCCGCCAGTCCATGCGCGAGATCACGCCCGCTCTGGTGGGTATCGGGGTCACGCTGTCGGCGGTGTTTGTGCCCATGGCGTTCTTTGGCGGCTCCACGGGCGTGATCTACCGGCAGTTCTCGATCACCATCGTCGCGGCCATGGCGCTGTCGGTGTTTGTGGCGCTGACCCTCACCCCGGCGCTGTGCGCCACGCTGCTCAAGCCCGCAGCCGCATCGGCTGGGCATGACCGGCCCATTCGGCGCGGCCTGCTGGGCCTGAACGACCGGTTCTTCCGCTGGTTCAACCACCACTTCGACGCCACTGCGGCACGCTACCAGGGCACGGTGGCCTACACCCTGCGCCGCACCAAGCGCATGGCGCTGATCTTTCTGGCCGTTTGTGGCGTGGTGTGGCTGCTCATGGCGCGCCTGCCCACCTCCTTCCTGCCCGACGAAGACCAGGGCTTTCTGTATGTGAACGTGAACCTGCCCTCGGGCGCCGCCGATGCGCGGCTGCAAAGCGTGCTGGACCAGGTGCGGGACTACTTTGCGCAGCAGCCTGATGTGCTGAGCTTCTACCAGGTCTCGGGCATCAACGGCGACCAAGCCTCGGCACGCGGTTTTGTGCGCCTCAAGCCTTGGGAGGACCGCACGCTGCCCAACCAGGCCGCCGCGCAGATCGCCTACAAGGCCACGCGCGACCTCGCATCCATCCGTGATGCGCGGGTGCTGGTCGTCATGCCCCCCGCCGTGCGGGGCCTGGGCTCCAGCTCGGGCTTCAACTTCGTGATCAAGGACATGAACGGCCTGGGCCACCAGGCGCTGCTGGCCGCCACCAACACCTTCCTGACCGAAGCACGCAAACGGCCCGAGCTGACCAACCTGCGCATGACCAATCTGGAGGATGCCAGCGAACTGCGCCTGGAGATCGATGACCGCAAGGCCGCTGCGCTGGGGCTGTCGTACAACGACATCAACAGCGTGCTCTCCAGCGCCATTGGCGGCACCTACGTGAACGACTTTCTGAACAACGAACGGGTCAAGCGCGTGTACATCCAGGGCGACGCGCCAGCGCGCATGCTGCCTCAAGACTTGGCCCGCTGGAGCGTGCGCAACAGCAAGGGCGAGATGGTGCCGTTTGGCGCGTTCTCGACCAGCTACTGGGCCTACGGCTCGCCGCAGCTGCTGCGCTACAACGGCAACCCGGCCTACGAGCTGGAAGGCCGCGCGGCACCAGGCGTGAGCTCGGGCGCCGCCATGAAGATCGTGGAAGACATCCTGCGCACGCTGCCCCCGGGCATCGGTTACGAGTGGACGGGCGCTTCGCTGCAAGAGCGGCAGTCAGGGGCCCAGGCCCCCATGCTGTACGCGATCTCGATCCTGTTCGTGTTCCTGTGCCTGGCCGCCCTGTACGAGAGCTGGACCGTGCCGCTGTCGGTGATCCTGGCCGTGCCGCTGGGCGTGGTGGGCGCGCTTGCGGCCACTTACACCCGGGGCCTGACCAACGACGTGTACTTTCAGGTGGGGCTGCTGACCACCGTGGGGCTGGCGTCCAAAAACGCGATCCTGATCGTCGAGTTTGCGGTGCAGCTGCAGGAGCAGGGCAAGAACCTGTTTGACGCCATCGTCGCCGCGGTGCGACTGCGCCTGCGGCCCATCCTGATGACGTCGCTGGCGTTTGGCTTCGGGGTGATCCCGCTGGCCATCGGCACCGGTGCGGGTGCGGGCGGGCGGGTGGCCATCGGTACCGCCGTGCTGGGCGGCATGCTGGCGTCCACCGTGCTGGGCATCTTCCTGGTGCCGGTGTTCTTCCTGCTGATTCGCCGCTGGTTCAAGAGCCGGTCGCGCAGCGAGGACAACGCACCACCGCCCCCAGCCACCACCCCACCGCACCCCACACAGGAGAGCGCAGCATGA
- a CDS encoding efflux transporter outer membrane subunit: MTRPPLSPGRERRPVTLAAMTAALAAAALLAGCNLAPTHQTPALPVPDTVGTTGGQPTMASDASVQAAAALGWVQAQPLRDVIALALSNNRDLRVAVEAIERARAQYGITRADLLPSVTAQAQASRARTAAGMSSATAPAQVATQYTAQLGFASYEIDFWGRVRNLNEAALQQFLQSQQNQRNIQTGLIADVANAWLTLAADEARLQLARDTLASREKAYALTERIHAIGSTSGLVLAQAQTTVDAARGDVATYLAQVERDRNALQLLVGGPVPAALWPTASTLRADAQAPAALQPVPVPLASSVLLARPDIQAAENALRAAEANIGAARAALFPTISLTANIGTGSRELDGLFGAGSGTWSFVPLVRLPIFDAGRNRANVQVAEANQRIAVAQYEKAVQTAFRETADVLADRAQWDERIAAQTRLVASTQKAFDLSEARFKAGVDNYLTVLDAQRSLYAAQQTLIGLRQAEQVNRVTLWKVLGGTPDAG; the protein is encoded by the coding sequence ATGACGCGCCCACCCTTGTCGCCAGGCCGCGAGCGTCGGCCCGTCACCCTTGCCGCCATGACGGCGGCCCTGGCCGCTGCCGCACTGCTCGCAGGCTGCAACCTGGCCCCTACTCACCAGACCCCTGCCCTGCCCGTGCCTGACACCGTGGGCACGACCGGCGGACAGCCCACTATGGCCAGCGACGCCAGCGTGCAAGCGGCTGCTGCGCTGGGCTGGGTGCAGGCCCAGCCGCTGCGTGATGTCATTGCCCTGGCGCTGTCCAACAACCGCGACCTGCGCGTGGCGGTGGAGGCCATCGAGCGGGCCCGCGCCCAGTACGGCATTACCCGGGCCGACCTGTTGCCCAGCGTCACCGCGCAGGCACAGGCCAGCCGCGCCCGCACTGCCGCCGGCATGAGCAGCGCCACCGCGCCCGCCCAGGTCGCCACGCAGTACACAGCCCAACTGGGCTTTGCCAGCTACGAGATCGACTTCTGGGGCCGCGTGCGCAACCTCAACGAGGCGGCGCTGCAGCAATTTCTGCAGAGCCAGCAGAACCAGCGCAACATCCAGACCGGCCTGATTGCCGATGTGGCCAACGCCTGGCTCACCCTGGCCGCCGATGAGGCCCGGCTGCAACTGGCGCGCGACACCCTGGCCAGCCGCGAGAAGGCCTATGCGCTGACCGAACGCATCCACGCCATCGGCTCCACATCGGGGCTGGTGCTGGCCCAGGCACAGACCACGGTAGACGCTGCACGCGGCGATGTGGCGACCTACCTGGCCCAGGTGGAGCGCGACCGCAACGCCCTGCAACTGCTGGTGGGCGGCCCGGTGCCTGCGGCCCTGTGGCCCACTGCCAGCACGCTGCGTGCCGACGCGCAGGCCCCGGCGGCGTTGCAGCCCGTACCGGTGCCACTGGCCTCCAGCGTGCTGCTCGCCCGGCCCGACATACAGGCCGCTGAAAATGCCCTGCGCGCCGCCGAGGCGAACATCGGCGCTGCGCGGGCGGCCCTGTTCCCCACCATCAGCCTCACGGCCAACATAGGCACCGGCAGCCGTGAGCTGGACGGCTTATTTGGCGCGGGCAGCGGCACCTGGAGCTTTGTGCCACTCGTCCGCCTGCCGATCTTCGACGCCGGCCGCAACCGCGCCAACGTGCAGGTGGCCGAGGCCAACCAGCGCATCGCGGTGGCCCAGTACGAGAAAGCCGTGCAGACCGCGTTCCGCGAGACCGCCGATGTGCTGGCCGACCGCGCGCAATGGGACGAGCGAATCGCCGCGCAGACGCGGCTGGTGGCCTCCACCCAGAAGGCGTTCGACCTGTCGGAGGCGCGGTTCAAGGCCGGCGTGGACAACTACCTCACGGTGCTGGATGCGCAACGCAGTCTGTATGCGGCGCAGCAGACCCTCATCGGCCTGCGCCAGGCCGAGCAGGTCAACCGCGTGACGCTGTGGAAGGTGCTGGGCGGCACCCCGGACGCCGGTTGA
- a CDS encoding hydroxymethylglutaryl-CoA lyase, with protein MSIPSRVRLIDVGPRDGLQNEKTPVPAAVKIELVHRLQQAGLKEIEVTSYVSPKWVPQMADNHEVMSGITRQPGVAYSVLTPNLKGFEAAVLDKPDEIVVFGSASEAFSQRNINCSIAESIERFAPVVEAALAAGIRVRGAMSCTVGCPYEGDIAPERVAYLAGLLKGIGVQRVDVADTIGVGTPRKVQKALEATLQHFGIDEVSGHFHDTYGQALSNTLAALELGVWNFQSSVAGLGGCPYAKGATGNVATEDVVYMLQGMDIETGIDLDLLIDAGAYISGFLDRKPNSRAANALLTKRAG; from the coding sequence ATGAGCATTCCCTCCCGCGTCCGCCTGATCGACGTTGGTCCCCGCGACGGCCTGCAGAACGAAAAGACCCCGGTGCCTGCCGCCGTCAAGATCGAGCTGGTGCACCGTCTGCAGCAGGCGGGCCTGAAAGAGATCGAAGTCACCAGCTACGTCAGCCCCAAGTGGGTACCGCAGATGGCCGACAACCACGAGGTGATGAGCGGCATCACCCGCCAGCCAGGTGTGGCGTATTCGGTGCTCACGCCCAACCTCAAGGGCTTTGAGGCGGCCGTGCTCGACAAGCCCGACGAGATCGTCGTCTTCGGCTCCGCCAGCGAGGCCTTCAGCCAGCGCAACATCAACTGCAGCATTGCCGAGAGCATTGAGCGCTTTGCCCCAGTGGTAGAGGCCGCGTTGGCCGCAGGCATCCGCGTGCGAGGCGCCATGAGCTGCACCGTGGGCTGCCCGTACGAAGGCGATATTGCGCCCGAACGCGTGGCGTACCTGGCGGGGTTGCTCAAAGGCATTGGCGTGCAGCGCGTGGATGTGGCCGACACCATCGGCGTGGGCACGCCGCGCAAGGTGCAAAAGGCGCTGGAGGCGACGCTGCAGCACTTTGGCATCGATGAAGTCTCGGGACACTTCCACGACACCTACGGCCAGGCGCTGTCGAACACGCTGGCCGCGCTGGAGCTGGGTGTGTGGAACTTCCAGTCGTCCGTGGCTGGGCTGGGCGGCTGCCCCTACGCCAAGGGAGCCACCGGCAATGTGGCCACCGAAGATGTGGTCTACATGCTGCAGGGCATGGACATTGAGACCGGCATCGACCTAGACCTGCTCATCGACGCAGGCGCCTACATCAGCGGTTTTCTGGATCGCAAGCCCAACTCACGCGCGGCCAACGCCTTGCTGACCAAGCGCGCGGGCTGA